One genomic segment of Oenanthe melanoleuca isolate GR-GAL-2019-014 chromosome 5, OMel1.0, whole genome shotgun sequence includes these proteins:
- the RNF141 gene encoding RING finger protein 141 isoform X1, whose translation MRTSLYRTEVKNFTMGQQISNHTQTVINKLPEKVAKHASLVQESGFLTYEEFLGRVAELNDITAKLASGQDKHLLFEVQPGSDSSAFWKVIVRIICTKINKTSGIVEASRILNLYQFTQLYKDITSQAAGVLAQSDTSEEAAESWTSLSSCQASLWMGRVKQLTDEEECCICMDGRADLILPCAHSFCQKCIDKWSDRHRNCPVCRRQVTGAGDSWVVSEAPTEDDIATYILNMVDEAGQPHRP comes from the exons ATGAGAACTTCTCTCTACAGAACTGAGGTGAAGAACTTCACCATGGGTCAACAGATTTCAAACCACACACAAACTGTAATTAACAAGTTGCCAGAAAAAGTAGCAAAGCATGCCTCTTTGGTTCAAGAAAGTGGTTTCCTAACCTATGAAGAGTTTCTGGGAAGAGTAGCTGAACTTAATGATAT TACTGCAAAATTGGCTTCTGGACAAGACAAACATCTGTTATTTGAAGTGCAGCCTGGGTCTGattcttctgctttctggaaGGTGATCGTTAGGATAATATGTACCAAA ATAAATAAAACAAGTGGCATCGTGGAAGCTTCCAGAATCTTGAACTTATATCAGTTCACTCAACTTTATAAAGACATCACCAGTCAAGCAGCAGGAGTTCTTGCACAGAGTGATACTTCTGAAgaagctgctgagagctggacGTCTCTGAGTTCGTGTCAGGCCAGCTTGTGGATGGGAAG GGTTAAACAGCTGACAGATGAAGAGGAATGTTGCATCTGCATGGATGGGCGTGCTGATTTAATCCTGCCATGTGCTCACAGTTTCTGCCAGAAATGCATTGATAAATG GAGTGACCGCCACAGAAACTGTCCTGTGTGCCGCCGGCAGGTGACAGGGGCAGGAGATTCCTGGGTGGTGTCAGAGGCCCCTACAGAAGATGACATTGCCACTTACATCCTTAACATGGTGGATgaggcagggcagccccacagaCCCTGA
- the RNF141 gene encoding RING finger protein 141 isoform X2 has protein sequence MRTSLYRTEVKNFTMGQQISNHTQTVINKLPEKVAKHASLVQESGFLTYEEFLGRVAELNDITAKLASGQDKHLLFEVQPGSDSSAFWKVIVRIICTKINKTSGIVEASRILNLYQFTQLYKDITSQAAGVLAQSDTSEEAAESWTSLSSCQASLWMGRVKQLTDEEECCICMDGRADLILPCAHSFCQKCIDKWLISS, from the exons ATGAGAACTTCTCTCTACAGAACTGAGGTGAAGAACTTCACCATGGGTCAACAGATTTCAAACCACACACAAACTGTAATTAACAAGTTGCCAGAAAAAGTAGCAAAGCATGCCTCTTTGGTTCAAGAAAGTGGTTTCCTAACCTATGAAGAGTTTCTGGGAAGAGTAGCTGAACTTAATGATAT TACTGCAAAATTGGCTTCTGGACAAGACAAACATCTGTTATTTGAAGTGCAGCCTGGGTCTGattcttctgctttctggaaGGTGATCGTTAGGATAATATGTACCAAA ATAAATAAAACAAGTGGCATCGTGGAAGCTTCCAGAATCTTGAACTTATATCAGTTCACTCAACTTTATAAAGACATCACCAGTCAAGCAGCAGGAGTTCTTGCACAGAGTGATACTTCTGAAgaagctgctgagagctggacGTCTCTGAGTTCGTGTCAGGCCAGCTTGTGGATGGGAAG GGTTAAACAGCTGACAGATGAAGAGGAATGTTGCATCTGCATGGATGGGCGTGCTGATTTAATCCTGCCATGTGCTCACAGTTTCTGCCAGAAATGCATTGATAAATG GTTGATCTCCTCTTAA